Proteins co-encoded in one Rubrobacter indicoceani genomic window:
- a CDS encoding NAD(P)H-dependent glycerol-3-phosphate dehydrogenase: MTTVSVLGAGIMASALAFPLHDNGHEIRLVGTHLDREVIDSIKSSGVHPGLDLKLPDGVKGYYLEEAEEAFAGTDIAISGVNSFGVHWAGEQFSRLLKPGMKLIAVTKGLEADDSGNLRILPDVLAAALPDELRDKVSISAIVGPAIAGEVAVRHETCVVFTGLDQSVLDELARTFRTDYYHIWTSTDFIGSEVCAATKNCYAFGGGFADGLLDKEGKQDDRYVRYNYAAALFGQATRELGRWMELLGGDPATPWGLPGVGDMFVTTMGGRNVKAGRLVGAGVPFSEVRDNRMRGVTLEGVAAIRVIGGALEKLTGRGEVAQEDFPLLRHLYDIIERDEPLDMPWGMFFGGEGRG; the protein is encoded by the coding sequence GTGACGACCGTCAGCGTACTTGGGGCCGGAATCATGGCGAGCGCGCTCGCCTTCCCCCTCCACGACAATGGCCACGAAATCCGCCTCGTCGGGACGCACCTCGACCGCGAGGTAATAGATTCCATAAAGTCCTCCGGCGTCCACCCCGGCCTCGACCTGAAGCTCCCGGACGGGGTGAAGGGCTATTACCTCGAAGAGGCCGAAGAGGCCTTTGCCGGGACCGACATAGCCATAAGCGGCGTCAACTCCTTCGGGGTCCACTGGGCCGGGGAGCAGTTCAGCCGGCTGCTCAAGCCCGGCATGAAGCTCATCGCCGTAACAAAGGGGCTCGAAGCCGACGACAGCGGAAACCTCCGCATCCTGCCGGACGTACTGGCCGCCGCGCTCCCGGACGAACTGCGGGACAAAGTCTCCATCTCCGCCATCGTCGGCCCCGCTATCGCGGGTGAAGTCGCCGTCCGGCACGAGACGTGCGTTGTGTTTACCGGGCTGGATCAGAGCGTCCTGGACGAACTCGCCCGAACCTTCCGAACCGACTACTACCACATCTGGACTTCAACCGATTTCATCGGCTCCGAGGTCTGCGCCGCGACAAAGAACTGCTATGCCTTCGGGGGCGGTTTTGCCGACGGGCTGCTCGATAAAGAGGGCAAGCAGGACGATAGATACGTCCGCTACAACTATGCCGCCGCGCTGTTCGGGCAGGCGACCCGCGAGCTTGGAAGGTGGATGGAGCTGCTCGGCGGCGACCCGGCTACTCCCTGGGGACTGCCGGGCGTGGGGGATATGTTCGTAACCACGATGGGAGGCCGTAACGTCAAGGCCGGGCGGCTTGTCGGGGCGGGCGTGCCGTTCTCCGAAGTCCGGGACAACAGAATGCGCGGCGTAACCCTAGAAGGCGTCGCGGCGATTCGCGTGATCGGCGGCGCGCTTGAGAAACTGACCGGGCGCGGTGAGGTGGCTCAGGAAGATTTTCCGCTGCTCCGGCATCTCTATGACATCATCGAGCGGGACGAGCCGCTGGATATGCCCTGGGGGATGTTCTTCGGGGGTGAGGGTCGGGGATAA
- a CDS encoding FGGY-family carbohydrate kinase: MADGQYLMGIDFGTGGARVGIFDREGSPVVFHATEWETRFPRSGWAEQDPDDWWACLVRASRGALQESGVPPEEISGIAVDTTGCTVLAMDGKDRHLRPAIMWMDVRASDQAQRISETGDAALKYNGYGAVSAEWGLPKVLWLKENEPETFDKASHLCDCQDWLNNRLTGEWVSSINVVSAKYHYDRNTGGWPESLYEAVGAGDVLEEFPGPVLDLGDVVGELRREAAEELGLKAGTPVAQGAIDGFSGALGLGVTEPGKMALITGSSHTTIGQSAEPIHGRGFWGAYTDAMIPGQYTVEGGQVSTGSIVAWFKNHYAKTALEEGRRRSVDPYDILNELAKDIPIGSDGLVVIDYFQGNRTPHTDPLARGMMWGLSLSHTEGHMFRAIIEGICYGTEHILRTMRGHDFEPRLNVVSGGPTKSDLWMQMHADVSGVPIALTKVSEGPVLGSAMLAAVGAGIYGDVQESAKNMVHDEGTIEPNPEAHEAYRFYVDRYIDTYPQMKELMHRTVRYENAGKPSAGA, translated from the coding sequence ATGGCCGACGGACAGTATTTGATGGGCATAGACTTCGGAACGGGCGGGGCGAGGGTCGGCATCTTCGACCGCGAGGGGTCTCCGGTGGTCTTTCACGCCACCGAGTGGGAAACGAGGTTCCCGAGGAGCGGCTGGGCCGAGCAGGACCCCGACGACTGGTGGGCCTGCCTCGTACGGGCGTCGAGGGGGGCGCTACAGGAGAGCGGGGTCCCACCGGAGGAGATCTCGGGCATAGCCGTGGACACGACGGGCTGCACCGTGCTTGCGATGGACGGAAAAGACCGCCACCTGCGTCCGGCCATAATGTGGATGGACGTGCGGGCCTCGGATCAGGCCCAGCGGATAAGCGAAACCGGAGACGCGGCCCTGAAGTACAACGGCTACGGGGCGGTCTCCGCCGAGTGGGGCCTGCCGAAAGTCCTGTGGCTCAAGGAGAACGAGCCGGAGACCTTCGATAAGGCCAGCCACCTCTGCGACTGTCAGGACTGGCTCAACAACCGCCTCACCGGGGAGTGGGTCTCCTCCATAAACGTCGTAAGCGCGAAGTACCACTACGACCGGAACACCGGCGGCTGGCCCGAGTCGCTCTACGAGGCGGTCGGCGCCGGGGATGTACTCGAAGAGTTCCCCGGACCCGTCCTCGACCTCGGCGACGTAGTCGGGGAGCTGCGCCGGGAAGCCGCCGAAGAACTCGGCCTCAAGGCCGGAACCCCGGTCGCGCAGGGGGCCATAGACGGTTTCTCGGGCGCTCTCGGGCTCGGCGTCACCGAGCCGGGGAAGATGGCCCTTATAACCGGCTCCTCGCACACCACCATCGGCCAGTCCGCGGAGCCGATACACGGTCGAGGGTTCTGGGGAGCCTACACGGACGCCATGATCCCCGGCCAGTACACCGTAGAGGGCGGTCAGGTCTCCACCGGCTCGATCGTCGCCTGGTTTAAAAACCACTACGCCAAAACAGCCCTCGAAGAAGGCCGCAGGCGCAGCGTAGACCCCTACGACATCCTGAACGAGCTTGCAAAGGACATCCCCATCGGCTCCGACGGCCTCGTCGTCATAGACTACTTCCAGGGCAACCGCACGCCCCACACCGACCCGCTTGCCCGGGGGATGATGTGGGGGCTCTCCCTGTCTCACACCGAGGGGCACATGTTCCGGGCGATCATCGAGGGCATCTGCTACGGCACCGAGCACATCCTGCGCACGATGCGCGGCCACGACTTCGAACCGCGCCTGAACGTCGTCTCCGGCGGCCCGACAAAGAGCGACCTCTGGATGCAGATGCACGCCGACGTATCCGGAGTGCCCATCGCGCTCACAAAGGTCAGCGAGGGGCCGGTTCTCGGATCGGCGATGCTTGCGGCGGTGGGAGCCGGTATCTACGGGGACGTTCAGGAGTCGGCAAAGAACATGGTCCACGACGAAGGGACCATCGAGCCGAACCCCGAGGCCCACGAAGCCTACAGGTTCTACGTGGACCGCTACATAGACACCTACCCGCAGATGAAGGAGCTGATGCACAGGACCGTCCGCTACGAGAACGCCGGGAAACCATCGGCGGGGGCGTAG
- a CDS encoding sn-glycerol-1-phosphate dehydrogenase → MKEALIEEALGDATDTQSVTIAPDALAHIAGVFARSFGDRKAVVIADEDTFAVAGEKVQRVLEEAGRRTVEPYVFPGTPMLYAGYGNIEKLVGSLGGHDAVPVAVGSGTLNDLVKRAAYECGRPYLCVGTAASMDGYTSFGASISKDGRKQTLECPAPRAVVGDVDVLAGAPGWMTASGYADLLCKVTAGADWLIADALGTEEIHPRAWALVHDHLREWTADPAGLAAGDLNAMDALMEGLTMAGLAMQVAASSRPASGAEHMFSHLWEMEGLGHDSDPPLSHGFKVGVGSIAVAALYERVLERDLSQLDVEAVVAAWPSWEEVEREVRATHTVPGLDEYAVEESRAKHVDAEALRERLELLGGLWPDLWERLRAQLMPADELRGLLRAAGCPVTPGEIGLSREDFRATYHRARTIRRRYNVLDLTVETGIFEECVEELFAPGGFWAEEDRA, encoded by the coding sequence TTGAAGGAGGCACTTATAGAAGAGGCGCTCGGCGACGCGACCGATACGCAGAGCGTCACGATAGCCCCGGACGCGCTCGCCCATATCGCCGGGGTGTTCGCCCGGAGCTTCGGTGACCGAAAAGCGGTCGTAATCGCCGACGAGGACACCTTCGCGGTCGCCGGGGAGAAGGTGCAGCGCGTCCTCGAAGAAGCCGGGCGCAGGACCGTCGAACCTTATGTCTTCCCGGGCACCCCGATGCTCTACGCCGGCTACGGAAACATCGAGAAGCTCGTCGGGTCGCTCGGAGGGCACGATGCCGTCCCGGTCGCGGTCGGTTCGGGGACGCTCAACGACCTTGTAAAGCGGGCCGCTTACGAGTGCGGGCGACCCTACCTGTGCGTCGGCACGGCGGCCTCGATGGACGGGTACACGTCTTTCGGGGCTTCGATCAGCAAGGACGGACGCAAGCAGACCCTTGAGTGTCCGGCCCCGCGAGCGGTCGTGGGCGACGTGGACGTTCTGGCGGGCGCCCCCGGCTGGATGACCGCCTCCGGTTACGCCGACCTGCTGTGCAAGGTAACCGCCGGGGCCGACTGGCTTATCGCCGACGCCCTCGGAACCGAGGAGATACATCCCCGGGCCTGGGCGCTGGTTCACGATCACCTGCGCGAGTGGACGGCGGACCCCGCAGGTCTCGCCGCAGGCGACCTCAACGCAATGGACGCGCTCATGGAGGGCCTGACGATGGCCGGTCTCGCGATGCAGGTCGCGGCTTCATCAAGGCCGGCCTCCGGCGCCGAGCACATGTTCAGCCACCTCTGGGAGATGGAGGGACTCGGCCACGACAGCGACCCGCCGCTCTCCCACGGCTTCAAGGTCGGGGTCGGCTCCATCGCCGTAGCCGCGCTATACGAGCGCGTCCTCGAGCGCGACCTCTCGCAGCTCGACGTGGAGGCCGTGGTCGCCGCGTGGCCCTCGTGGGAAGAGGTGGAGCGGGAAGTGCGGGCGACGCACACGGTCCCGGGGCTTGACGAGTACGCCGTCGAGGAGAGCCGGGCCAAGCACGTAGATGCCGAAGCCCTGCGCGAACGTCTCGAGCTGCTCGGCGGTCTCTGGCCGGACCTCTGGGAGCGACTCCGGGCGCAGCTTATGCCCGCCGACGAGCTTCGGGGGCTGCTCCGGGCGGCGGGATGCCCGGTGACGCCCGGTGAGATCGGCCTGAGCCGGGAGGACTTCCGCGCGACGTACCACCGGGCAAGGACGATCCGCCGCCGCTACAACGTCCTTGACCTCACGGTCGAGACCGGCATCTTCGAGGAGTGCGTCGAGGAACTCTTCGCGCCGGGGGGCTTCTGGGCGGAAGAGGACCGGGCCTAA
- a CDS encoding FGGY-family carbohydrate kinase, whose amino-acid sequence MAEGPYVMGIDFGTGGVRVGIFDATGTPKVFHGVEFRTDFPRSGRAEQDPKVWWRSFLTAAKKAVADSGLRPEEIVGISTDATASTVAAIGEDDEHLRPAIMWMDVRASDQAERIAATHDRALKYSGYGDVSAEWGLPKALWLKEKEPETFDKAKHLCDCNDWLIHRLTGEWASSINIASAKFFYDRDEGGWPQSLLRAVQFEDFLDKFPKDVLDLGAVVGGLRKEVADEIGLKPDTPVAQGAIDAYAGALGLGVVEPGTLGLITGSSHVMIGQSAHPIHGQGFWGSYTDAMIPGQYTVEAGQASTGSIVAWFKNGFSGDLAREAEARGVDTYDILNELAEKVPIGSDGLIFLDYFQGNRSPHTDPLVRGAIWGLSLGHGPGHMFRSILEGICFGTEAIFRAMRGHDFEPRLNVVSGGPTKSELWMQMHADVSNLPIALTKVSEGPVLGAAMLASVGAGIYKDVQEAAKNMVHTENHIEPNPEAHEKYRFYLDRYVETYPQMKDLMHQMTRHESNGG is encoded by the coding sequence GTGGCTGAAGGACCGTATGTGATGGGGATAGACTTCGGGACGGGGGGTGTGCGGGTCGGGATCTTCGACGCGACCGGGACGCCAAAGGTCTTTCACGGGGTCGAGTTCAGGACGGATTTCCCGAGGAGCGGCCGGGCGGAGCAGGACCCGAAGGTCTGGTGGAGGAGTTTCCTGACGGCGGCGAAGAAGGCCGTTGCGGACTCGGGGCTCCGGCCCGAGGAGATAGTCGGCATCTCGACCGACGCGACCGCCTCGACCGTGGCCGCCATCGGGGAGGACGATGAGCACCTGCGGCCCGCCATAATGTGGATGGACGTCCGTGCCTCGGATCAGGCCGAGCGCATCGCCGCCACTCACGACCGCGCCCTGAAGTACTCCGGCTACGGCGACGTATCCGCCGAATGGGGGCTGCCGAAGGCGCTCTGGCTCAAGGAGAAAGAACCGGAGACCTTCGATAAAGCGAAGCACCTCTGCGACTGCAACGACTGGCTTATACACCGCCTGACCGGCGAGTGGGCGTCCTCCATCAACATCGCGAGCGCCAAGTTCTTCTACGACCGCGACGAAGGCGGCTGGCCGCAGAGCCTTCTGCGAGCCGTACAGTTCGAGGACTTCCTCGACAAGTTCCCGAAGGACGTGCTCGACCTCGGGGCCGTCGTCGGGGGGCTCAGAAAAGAAGTCGCCGATGAGATCGGCCTCAAGCCCGACACCCCCGTCGCGCAGGGTGCGATAGACGCCTACGCCGGTGCGCTCGGCCTCGGCGTCGTCGAGCCGGGGACGCTCGGCCTTATAACGGGTTCGTCGCACGTCATGATCGGGCAGTCGGCCCACCCCATCCACGGGCAGGGGTTCTGGGGTTCGTACACCGACGCCATGATCCCCGGCCAGTACACCGTCGAGGCGGGCCAGGCTTCTACCGGCTCCATCGTCGCCTGGTTCAAGAACGGCTTCTCCGGCGATCTGGCCCGCGAAGCGGAAGCGCGCGGTGTGGATACCTACGACATCCTGAACGAGCTTGCCGAGAAAGTGCCGATCGGGTCGGATGGTCTGATCTTCCTCGACTACTTCCAGGGCAACCGCTCCCCGCACACCGACCCGCTCGTGCGCGGGGCCATCTGGGGCCTCTCGCTCGGACACGGGCCGGGGCATATGTTCCGCTCCATCCTCGAAGGCATCTGCTTCGGGACGGAAGCAATATTCCGGGCGATGCGCGGCCACGACTTCGAGCCCAGGCTGAACGTCGTCTCGGGCGGGCCGACAAAGAGCGAGCTCTGGATGCAGATGCACGCCGACGTGTCCAACCTGCCGATCGCGCTCACGAAGGTCAGCGAGGGGCCGGTACTCGGGGCGGCGATGCTCGCCTCTGTTGGAGCGGGCATTTATAAAGACGTGCAGGAGGCGGCAAAGAACATGGTTCACACCGAGAACCACATCGAGCCGAACCCCGAAGCGCACGAGAAGTACCGCTTCTACCTCGACCGCTACGTCGAGACGTATCCGCAGATGAAGGACCTCATGCACCAGATGACCCGCCACGAGTCAAACGGCGGATAG
- the rpiB gene encoding ribose 5-phosphate isomerase B, which yields MAKIAIGADDAALELKQVLTERLEERGWEVTDYSVKPEEKDTDYPDVAVRVAEAVAAGEYSRAVLCCGTGLGMSITANKVPGVRAAQCHDVYSAERARKSNDAQVLTMGQRVIGPEAAKTVLDAWLESEFAGGGSKKKVEKMEAVDRKYHPDAQV from the coding sequence GTGGCGAAGATAGCGATCGGCGCGGACGACGCGGCCCTGGAGTTGAAGCAGGTGCTCACCGAACGGCTGGAGGAACGCGGCTGGGAGGTAACGGACTACAGCGTCAAGCCTGAGGAAAAGGACACCGACTACCCCGACGTGGCCGTGCGGGTCGCGGAGGCCGTGGCGGCGGGCGAGTACAGCCGGGCGGTCCTCTGCTGCGGCACCGGGCTCGGCATGAGCATCACCGCGAACAAGGTCCCCGGCGTTCGGGCCGCCCAGTGCCACGACGTCTACTCGGCGGAGCGGGCCAGAAAGTCCAACGACGCGCAGGTCCTGACGATGGGCCAGCGGGTCATCGGGCCGGAGGCGGCCAAGACCGTCCTCGATGCATGGCTTGAGTCCGAGTTCGCCGGCGGCGGCTCCAAAAAGAAGGTCGAGAAGATGGAGGCGGTGGACAGAAAGTATCACCCGGACGCTCAGGTTTAA
- a CDS encoding FAD-dependent oxidoreductase: MEVDVVVIGGGATGSGVAWDLTLRGLSVALVEMGDVATGTSGRYHGLLHTGARYAASDLESAKECYQEHEIVRKVAPEAVDDTGGLFVLSPKDDESFIGTWLEGCRGAGIPVSEIPVKEALEREPLVHKGIRHAYDIPDASCDSFALCGGLRKSAESEGAKFLTYHRVEEVYHDGDRVTGVWAVDQRTGEGTGISCSAIVNAAGPWAAEVGKLAGAEFAMVLSRGAMIAFNGRWTHAVVSRLRPPGDGDIFVPLGYTGVAGTTSVPTDDPYDARIEDWEREKIISETEAFLPGIRHARILRSWAGVRPLYDPATASDSASGTHVDNRKATRTFDVLEHGERDGVHGFISIVGGKLTTFRLMAEKTSDIVCKHLKVKEKCSTAETELLSLK; encoded by the coding sequence ATGGAAGTAGACGTAGTAGTTATAGGCGGCGGGGCGACGGGTTCGGGGGTCGCGTGGGACTTGACCCTCCGGGGCCTCTCGGTCGCGCTCGTCGAGATGGGCGATGTCGCGACCGGGACCTCCGGACGCTATCACGGGCTGCTCCACACCGGGGCGCGGTACGCGGCGAGCGACCTCGAAAGCGCAAAGGAGTGCTACCAGGAGCACGAGATAGTCCGCAAGGTCGCCCCGGAGGCCGTGGACGACACGGGCGGGCTGTTCGTTCTCTCCCCGAAGGACGACGAATCGTTTATCGGGACGTGGCTCGAAGGCTGCCGGGGGGCGGGGATTCCGGTCAGTGAGATCCCGGTAAAAGAAGCCCTTGAACGCGAGCCGCTCGTCCACAAGGGCATCCGCCACGCCTACGACATCCCCGACGCCTCGTGCGACTCGTTTGCGCTCTGCGGCGGCCTCAGAAAAAGCGCGGAGTCCGAAGGGGCGAAGTTCCTCACCTACCACCGCGTCGAGGAGGTCTACCACGACGGCGACCGGGTAACGGGCGTGTGGGCCGTGGATCAGAGAACCGGCGAGGGGACCGGCATCAGCTGCTCCGCCATCGTCAACGCCGCCGGGCCGTGGGCCGCCGAGGTCGGCAAGCTCGCCGGGGCGGAGTTCGCGATGGTGCTGAGCCGGGGGGCCATGATCGCCTTCAACGGTCGCTGGACGCACGCCGTCGTGAGCCGCCTCCGACCGCCGGGCGACGGCGACATCTTTGTCCCGCTCGGCTACACCGGCGTCGCCGGGACGACCAGCGTCCCGACCGACGACCCCTACGACGCCCGGATAGAAGACTGGGAGCGCGAGAAGATCATCTCCGAGACCGAAGCCTTTCTCCCCGGCATCCGCCACGCCCGCATACTCCGCTCCTGGGCCGGGGTACGCCCGCTCTACGACCCGGCGACCGCCTCCGACTCCGCGAGCGGGACCCACGTGGACAACCGCAAGGCAACCCGCACCTTCGACGTTCTGGAACACGGCGAGCGCGACGGCGTACACGGCTTTATAAGCATCGTCGGCGGCAAGCTCACCACCTTCCGGCTCATGGCCGAAAAGACAAGCGACATCGTCTGCAAACACCTGAAGGTAAAGGAGAAGTGCAGCACCGCCGAGACCGAACTGCTCTCCCTCAAGTAG
- a CDS encoding sn-glycerol-1-phosphate dehydrogenase, with protein MANERIEAALQGATDTRAVVIEKGAVASVAEVFAESFPGERAVVVTDGTENEVAGKEVQRVLEEAGVETVEPYVFPAKPTLYAEYSNVEILAGSLKTHDAVPVAVGSGTLNDIAKRAAYECGRQYMNVATAASMDGYTAFGASIEKDGHKQTLTCPAPRAVVADVNILVGAPKPMTAAGYADLLGKVTSGADWLVADALGVEPIDDNGWGLVQEDLRRWIADPEGLAGGDAGAMDGLIEGLVMSGLAMQAYQSSRTASGAEHQFSHLWEGEGLGRDRTPPLSHGFKVGVGSVAIAALYERVLERDLSKLDVDEAVASWPSWAEVEAHVRSVHTVDELETAAVKQSNDKYVGGDALRERLELLKRVWPELSGKLRQHLLPAAELRDMLERAGCPVTPEEIGLSREEFRATYRRAQTIRSRYTVLDLANEAQILDGCVEELFAPGGFWAT; from the coding sequence ATGGCTAACGAGCGGATAGAGGCGGCCCTGCAAGGGGCGACGGACACTCGGGCGGTCGTTATAGAGAAGGGCGCTGTCGCCTCCGTCGCGGAGGTCTTTGCGGAGAGCTTCCCCGGCGAGAGGGCCGTTGTCGTAACGGACGGGACGGAGAACGAGGTCGCCGGGAAGGAGGTGCAACGGGTACTGGAGGAGGCCGGGGTCGAGACCGTCGAGCCCTACGTATTCCCGGCGAAGCCGACGCTGTACGCAGAGTACTCCAACGTCGAGATCCTTGCAGGGTCGCTGAAAACGCACGACGCGGTCCCGGTCGCGGTCGGTTCGGGGACGCTCAACGACATCGCAAAGCGCGCGGCCTACGAGTGCGGCCGGCAGTACATGAACGTCGCCACCGCCGCCTCGATGGACGGCTACACGGCGTTCGGGGCGAGCATCGAGAAGGACGGCCACAAGCAGACCCTGACCTGTCCCGCGCCGAGGGCGGTCGTCGCGGACGTGAACATCCTTGTCGGCGCGCCGAAGCCGATGACCGCCGCCGGATACGCCGACCTTCTCGGGAAGGTCACGTCCGGGGCGGACTGGCTTGTTGCGGACGCCCTCGGGGTAGAGCCGATAGACGATAACGGCTGGGGGCTCGTTCAGGAGGACCTCCGCCGCTGGATTGCAGACCCGGAAGGGCTCGCAGGCGGCGACGCCGGGGCGATGGACGGGCTTATAGAGGGGCTCGTGATGTCCGGGCTCGCCATGCAGGCCTACCAGTCATCGCGCACCGCAAGCGGGGCGGAGCATCAATTCAGCCATCTGTGGGAGGGGGAGGGGCTCGGACGGGACAGGACACCGCCGCTCTCGCACGGCTTCAAGGTCGGGGTCGGGTCGGTCGCCATCGCCGCGCTCTACGAGCGGGTTCTCGAAAGGGACCTCTCGAAGCTCGACGTTGACGAGGCGGTCGCGAGCTGGCCGTCGTGGGCTGAGGTCGAGGCGCACGTCCGGTCGGTCCACACAGTAGACGAGCTTGAAACGGCGGCGGTCAAACAGAGCAACGACAAGTACGTCGGGGGGGATGCCCTGCGCGAGCGGCTCGAACTCCTGAAACGCGTCTGGCCGGAGCTTTCGGGGAAGTTGCGGCAACACTTACTGCCCGCGGCGGAGCTTCGGGATATGCTCGAAAGGGCCGGATGTCCGGTAACGCCCGAGGAGATCGGCCTCTCAAGAGAAGAATTCCGGGCGACGTACCGTCGGGCGCAGACCATACGCTCGCGCTACACCGTCCTCGACCTCGCAAACGAGGCCCAAATCCTTGACGGGTGCGTAGAAGAACTCTTTGCGCCGGGCGGTTTCTGGGCGACGTGA
- a CDS encoding HAD-IIA family hydrolase → MVSQTRTKRPEKLYEGYVFDLDGTIYLGDELLPGAKRMIEKLREHDKRVVFLSNNPTKSLKDYAEKLERLGLPTPEKDIVNTVVTATEYLLQNHPDATVYPISEQPLKDALAGAGIKTSEDPEEIDIVIASYDRGFNYRKLQTAFDAIWFHKRAWLMTTNPDRYCPFPGGRGEPDAAAIVGAIEGCTGTELKVNVGKPDPVMLKTIERMLGLDAKDCLMTGDRLYTEIRMALDAGMPSAVVLTGETQAHDIEAESEENLPEFVLDRIDELIPKDIRRESGWTENGG, encoded by the coding sequence ATCGTGAGCCAAACCCGGACGAAGCGCCCCGAAAAACTCTACGAAGGCTACGTCTTCGACCTCGACGGGACCATCTACCTCGGCGACGAGCTCCTCCCCGGCGCGAAGCGCATGATCGAAAAACTCAGGGAACACGACAAGCGCGTCGTCTTTCTCTCCAACAACCCTACAAAGAGCCTTAAGGACTACGCCGAGAAGCTCGAACGGCTCGGTCTCCCGACGCCCGAAAAAGACATCGTCAACACCGTCGTCACGGCGACGGAATATCTGCTCCAGAACCACCCGGACGCAACGGTCTACCCGATCTCGGAACAGCCCCTCAAGGACGCGCTCGCCGGGGCCGGGATAAAGACGTCCGAAGACCCGGAGGAGATAGACATCGTTATCGCAAGCTACGACCGGGGCTTCAACTACAGGAAGCTCCAGACGGCCTTCGACGCCATCTGGTTCCACAAGCGGGCCTGGCTTATGACCACGAACCCCGACCGGTACTGCCCGTTCCCCGGCGGTCGCGGCGAACCGGACGCAGCCGCCATCGTCGGGGCGATAGAGGGCTGCACCGGAACAGAGCTCAAGGTCAACGTCGGCAAGCCCGACCCAGTGATGCTCAAGACCATCGAGCGGATGCTCGGCCTCGATGCAAAAGACTGCCTCATGACCGGCGACCGGCTCTACACCGAGATCCGAATGGCCCTCGATGCCGGGATGCCCTCGGCGGTCGTCCTGACCGGGGAGACGCAGGCCCACGATATAGAAGCGGAGAGCGAGGAGAACCTGCCGGAGTTCGTCCTTGACCGGATAGACGAACTGATCCCAAAGGACATCCGGCGGGAATCCGGCTGGACGGAGAACGGGGGATAG